GCTTGGCATCGGTCCACCGACGAACGAGGAATCCGCGCCTTCCACGATGACCAACACGACTAGCTCGTCGAAACATTCCCAGGCAACAGGACACAACTTGACTGCGCACAATTCCCAAGGCTATTGCGATATTTCAGTTCCAGTGTACGCGACGGTCAAGGGTAGGTAAATTTCTATACCTCGTCCACTCGAAACGCGTCGTTCTCGCTCAGCAAATTCGTCCTTAACGATTTTTATGTTCCAGGACGAGCTAGTCAAATTAGGTCCATGCCGTTCGGCGACAGTTCCGACGACAGCTCGGACGGCGAGGAGCATCCGAATCAGACGGAGACCAACACTAGAATCACCAACAGTTCATCCGACAACACGGACTCTTCGCTTGGCAGCGGGAGCAGCCCGTCGAAAAGCGTTAAAACCACCAGCAGCCTTAGTCCCGCCAAGAGAAGCTCCAGCGGTTCCCCTAGCAAAAGCGTCAAACGTGGTTAGTAGTATATAATACCGTGCATCGAATACTCGACAACTTGAAGACTAACCTTGCCTTTGCAGATACCTCTTTGGAGTCTGGCCTGTCGGAGGACTATGCGATACCCCCCGACGCGCTCAGCTCAACCTCCCTCGAATCCAGCATGCCTAGTCTGCTAATGCGCGTCTCGGGCGAGAGCCCGAAGAGGCAAGAATCTTTGGAGAAGACTGGCCACCTGGCAAAACTTGGCGGGAAACTGAAAACTTGGCGGAAGAGATGGTTCGTATTGAAGAACGGGGTGCTTACGTACTGGAAGAGTCAAAACGACGTCAATCGGAAACCTCAGGGCCAAATAGTATTGGACGAAGTGTGCAGGTAATTCTCCAACGATGTATAATTCTTGCTACGCTATGAAGAAAATCATTTTGAGAAACATGATTCCTCGGCAGGATAAACAGGGCGGAAGGCGCCGCCACGTTCGAGATAGCCACGGGCAAAAAGACGTATTACCTGACGGCGGATTGCATCGCGACGATGGAGGATTGGATAAGGGTGCTGCAAAATGTACAAAGGCGGAACGCGACGAAGCTTCTGCTCAGCAAAGAGGACAACAAGCCGACGATACAGGGATGGTTGACGAAGGTGAAGAACGGGCACGCTAAAAAGTGCTGGTGCGTCCTCATTGGAAAAATGTTCCTTTACTTTAAGTGCCCTAACGATACGGTGAGTCCTCGTCTTCTCGATCTTACGCGACCTACGGACAATCAACGTTACTATGACGCCTCTCTTGACGTTTCCTCAGAATCCTATTGGACAAATAAATATGAGAGACGCGAGAGTAGAAGAGGTCGAGCATGTATCCGACAGTGACAGCGAAGAAAGGGACGCCGAATGCCCTCACGAAAGAACGATCGGCATCTTTCCAACTCACCAGGGTCCTACGTACTTACTGATGCCCCACAAACAAGACAAAGACAGCTGGCTGTACCATTTAACGGTGGTTTCGGGAGGGGGCCCGAGCGCGGGGACTCAGTACGAACAATTGGTgcaaagattgatggaaaccgacgGTGATCCTAGTTGCGTTCTATGGAGACACCCCTTGTTGCTCCATACGAAAGAAAACATCACTAGTCCACTGACCAGCTTGACCTCTGAAGCCTTGCAGACCGAGGCTATCAAGCTTTTCAAGGTTTTGTCACGCGtctcttttgtctttagcgttcGCCCGTaacgatgaatgcgaaaaagaGATTAAAGGGACAATATTATTTGCACAGGCTTGTCAGTTGTTCATGTCGGTGGCAGTGGAGCAAGCAGGCATAGACTATCATGTGGTGCTAGCGCAAAATGCGTTGCAACAATGCTTAGACCAGCCTGAACTGCAATCTGAATTCATCTGTGCATTGGTAAAGCAGACAAGTCGTCACACACAACACCGTTTGGGCGTACAGGTAAAAAAGGCCGCCAGACTTGTGTCGCTGGGTACTGCGCGCGTTGTAAGTCCTGCTTATTGTTTAACAAACACTCTGAACCCTGTACCATTTTCACAATTGACGTTCGATGCGCGACTTTAGCTAACGCGTTCACCTCGAATCTGTATCCGCTAGTCGCTACCGTTCGAGGCTTTCGGGTACATACAGTAGAACTTCCATTATCTGAATTAATAGAATACTTTCCTCGTATTGACTCTTTTGTGCTTAAGACAAAATAATAGAAATGGAGAAATAATTCAAACGAAtccattttattataaattcgtGGATCTCGCATCTCGTTGGCTGCTAGGCTTTACAAAGAAATTGCATTCCTTTGATACCTAAGCCCTCTTTCAAATGTAACGATTTATTTTTACGAAAGAATCTTTCAACGCGAAAAAGAATACTCTACAAATAGCGTTGCTCGAATAATAGAACGTTCAGGACAGTTGAGCACTTGGATAACGGAGGTTCTATCGTACTTGCAACAAATTGTAACGATTGTAATCGTAGACAGTAATGTTCGACGATATCGCGTTTGTTGTTGCCTCCGTGTCCAAGAAATGGTACATTGGGTACGCTTAGTCAAGTATTATAAAATAATCTCGTCGAAGTAGAGCGGTGAACTGTTTGGTTGTCTTTccctttattttctttttcaagaaGACTAACTGATTAATAAAACGCTGTCGTTCGTTTACCACGAACAATAATACTTGACGAAGTTCTTTAACAAGAAAAGATTTtttagttttaacattcattcacatttcattttcatttgCTGCTTTATGTGTGCTCTTCCTAGGCTACTCTGAATCGCATgcgttctttatttattttttttttctgaatttttttttctcgtttttgttTCGTTTTTTAGACGTCGTCGTGTTAagttttttgttttttcgtttcgtttaaGTTTTATTGCGtacttttaatatttatacatgATACCCGATCACCTTACCCCAGATGAGACCCTATCATGTGAGCCGAACATATTTCGACAATTCATTCCTCTCATCGACGATCAATAGACATTTTTCATTTCATTCCATCAGATCGTGCTGTTTCTCTGAAATCTCTATGATAAATAGTATTGTAATATAGCGTCTTGCGAATACGTTGTCAAAATACGTTCTGCGGCACACACACTTGCAGAATGGTATGTtggtgtacataagaaaccacacACAGAAAAACATCTTTTTATAGATTGGTTTTTTGTTTCTGTTTCCGTACCGTTTTTTTGCTCAATAGCTCATTACAATATTCTCTGTTTGAATGCTGCTTAGAGAACTTAGTCTTTGATCACACCGGTGTCATAGACGGTTACTTAAGGAAATAAAGCTAGAATCCTTACAGATTCGAACGTCCGTCGTAGTATGCAATACACGAGACTCGAAACACACGAGCTGCATTATCGTTGGATATATACAGCTTCGCAAAACAAAGAGAAAAGAAATAACAAATAAGAAAGAGACAAAAGAAAAGTGTGTTTCGTTCGTTCGATCCGCGAACGAACAAGACAGTTAACGCGAACCAAAAGTGCTTTCGAGCTGTAAGGTAGACTCACATggccttaaaaaaaaaaaaaaaagtatatatatatatagatatatatatatataaaaacaaAAGCGCTTCTCTCATCCACATTGTTCTTAATTCATTCAGATTGTTGACGGTCCATGCGTTTTATGTGATTAACACACATAGAGAGTTGATGCGTTTAATGGTCCGATTTCGATTGCTTACATACTAACAGACGTATGACGTAACAATTCACACGTGTTCCACGATCGAGGACATACGAGTTATTCACCCCACCTAAAAGAGTATTCCTTTCGACTTGAATTTGACTTGACGACCTATAGAGGCACATGTTTCTTAACGACACGTTTCTTTTCATACCCGAGATATATGGATAAAACTGAATAAGATACAATGACGATCCGATTCGAGAGGACAGTGGGTCGCGATTTATTCAAAAGAaactaaaaaaagaagaaaagaaaagtAGTAGACTAGGTCTGGTTCAGTCCAGGGATATAGTAGTATGCCAGCATACCATTGCAGCAGCTCCTCCTCTGCGCCACGCAATCGCTGTTCACCTGCGATACGCAAAGTCCCGCGGCAAATGGCAGCGGTGAAAATGCGGACGCACAATCGACGGCCTCCACTTCTCACAGTCCTCCGCTCACGCAGGGCCACTCGACGTCTACGATTCTGGACTGCAAAACTAACCCCGCCCAGTACGTTCTTATCCAGGGATGGCAGCTGCTCGCCCTCGCTGTTTCGCTCTTCCTACCGAGGAATAATCGGCTACTCTGGTACCTGAAGTTACACTTGCAAAGAAACGCTGACACTAAGTGAGTGCCATTTCACCTCTGTACAGCACAGGGTAGGCTAGAGCAATTCCGACCACCGTTTACAAAATTCTAATTAAATCCTCGATCATTGGCCACACCGGAAAGTATGCTAGCCTTGTAATTATTCAATAATACGATATCACTCTATGGTTGGAATTACCTTACCATACCCTTAGCACCCCGTATCTTGATCCAAATTAAGATAGTCTCGAGTCAGGAGTTTGTTCAGCCACGTTTGACTTGGAAGTCTCTTGATTCTGACTCAGTAGTTCGCTATTAAAAGAGACAATTCATGTACTCGATGTTGCACTAAGGTCTTTATAAATTCTAATCAAAAAATGAATGTCGACGCTTACTGATCtgcagaatattaatttctagaaCGGAATGTGGCAAGTACGCAGCCTACTGCGAAAGAGCTTTGGAAAGGACTCTACAAAACGGTGGAAGGGAAGTGAAACCCTCGAGAATGGAAGTCCTCTCTATACTGATGAAGAATCCTTACCATCACTCCCTGCCGCACGCGATACCGGTTCATTTTTTAAACGGCACATACCAGGTTGTAAGCTTTGATGGCAGTACCACGATAGAGGAGTTTTTGAACACCCTGAACCAGGAGATTGGCTGTCGGGACGTTCATCAGTCCGGTTTCACGTTATTCAGCGACGACCCGATCGAGAAGGATCTCGAGCACTTTATAGATCTTCAAGCAAAGGTATGTGTTCGATGAACAACTGTTAAAGGATAAAGGTAAACGTTTTCTGAAGAAACTACCTCGTCGATTTCAATGGTTTTGATATATGAAAACGATAAGGGAGCTTCGATTGTAAAGAATTACCAAGATATGATCTAGAAAGATACTCATTGGATTTCCTTTGTTTCAGCTCTGCGATATAATCTCGAAATGGGAAACAGCGTTGAGGGAGAAGGGTTCAGGGAAATTCGAAAATACCAGGGTGATACAATTGACGTACAAATCGCGGTGCTATTGGCGACAGGCGGCTAAAATGGAGACTGACAGAGAGAGGCTTCTGCTTTGTTATCAAGTGAATCAACAAGTGGTGCATGGAAAGTTTCCAGTAAATCGTGAGCTTGCGTTCGAGCTTGCATCGTTAATGGCGCAGGTTGGtctcaaatatttttaacacgTTCCTTGTCATTGTCGTTTCATTCAACATAGTACGTTTAACCAACCGCAAAAGTAATTGCAATATAATTAATTACTGCCGAAGTCTTGTAAGTATGAACGGTGTTTAATACCACGAACGACCCACACAGATTGATTTTGGAGAATACAACAACGACAAGGCACGAGGAAGCGGCCCAGGAAGCAATCCGCACCACCTGGTGCTTCAGGCCCTGGACAAGTTTTATCCGATACGATACCGGACGAATATCACTGCCGAACAATTGaggcaagtataagaagaaaataaaaaaaaactatcGAAGACATACGgatgcttttaaaaactaacacGATGCATATTAATCACAAATAATTACAGTAATCGTGAATAAATGCAAGGTGGTTTCGAAATAAGGCCGATGTCGAGAGTAACCAATTATTTTCTTGAATAAAGAAAATTGTTTATTGTAGGGAGCTGCAAGAAAAACTACAAGAAAAATGGATCGCTTTAAAAGGTCGCAGCGTATTAGACTGTGTTCGCATATATCTAACCTGCACCAGGAAGTGGCCTTTTTTTGGAGCAACACTTTATCAAGCAAAAGTAAATAACCGAAGCTTCTCGCGGATAAAAGCGAATATATGGAgcataaaaatattttgtttcgcAGTTGAAGCAATCTGAACCAATGACCGCATGGATTGCCGTCTCCGAAGACAGTGTAACGTTACTCGAGCTACAAACGATGGCAGTGATGTGCCGTTACAACTACGCGAATATAGTTACATTCGGAGGATGTTTAGATGATTTTATGCTCGTCGCTTGCCCCGACGAAGGCGCCGCGGAACAGAAACTTTTATTCGCGCTTTCGAAACCTAAGGTACGGAaacatacaaggtgttcggccgcccctggggaaaattttaatgaaagattctaggagccaaaataggacgaaaatcaagagtaccaatttgttgattgaagctttgttaaaaagttattaacgtttaaagttgcgtctGTAGATAGTGGTTCTTAGTCTACTTAGTGACGTGTCGCCAGCCATACAGTTTTGTGAATGAGAGCTACTATCGCGCGTgcacaataactttttaacgaagccttaatcgtCAAATtgccattcttgattttcgtcttattttagcccctagaatctcccattaaaatttttcccaggggtggccgaacactctgtatatcgtTATCCGTTAAAAAGCAATTAACGGGAATCAAGCTTTTCAGACATTGACAATGTTTTCCTGCTCTTACAGATTTTGGAGATAACATTGTTGATCGCCGATTATATGAATGCCTTGGGACACGCTTTACCTGGTACCCCACAAATGAACACGCTGACCCGTAATGGATCTCATCGGTCCATCAAATCCACTCTGAGACCTACCACTGGTTCGTAAAAATACATACTTTCACGATAAACTCATGATAATTAAACAAGCGTAACTTTAGAGTTTTCACCAATTTTGTTTCTGGTCCAAATTATGCTCGTTTAGTTTATTATGTTACTCgttgtatttttattaacgAAATAACAATCGCATCAGGTTCTAGCTGTCTTCCAACGCAACCGGATATTTTGAAGTCAACACCAGACCACCAAAGACCTTAAAAACTCTGGTCAATCGAATTCGTTGAAACGAAGCAGGGAAATGTGGCTCTTGGTTCGTGAAAGTCTGATCCCGCCAAGGCACTAACTTTATACTCGAAGGTACTACAGCCTTGTATTATAAGAATCACCGCGAAAATGACGAAGAATACTGGTCGACGCGCAGCAAGTGCGCGCTGTAGTTAATTTTAGTTGCGTTTTTTGTGTAAATTAGAAACGATGCTTACGAACGACGTATTTATGTAAATACCTGACAGCATGCAGAACACACTCATGTGGTCCacgttacgcgattcaaacgtgGGTGACTGAAACTACTCGAAATCGATCCGTAAACACTGCCTAAAGTAAATTTAGTATGTCTGAAATAACATCGAACAGTTTCGTTGGAAAGCTAAGCATCGCGCTGAGACTTTTTGCTACCGTATTTATATACCAAATTCAAAACGTTAGCGTTTAAGGTAAAGCTACGTAAAAGTGGTGTATCACATACTATGTACATAATTAATCAGAGTTACTGGATGTTTAGAAGTCTAGCGAGCAATGCAGCGATACCTTTGTCTTCGATATGAGAGTACGTCGAGAAAGATTCTTACTTCTTGCCAAATCGACCGCAATCCACGTGTACGGTGGGCTGCAACCGAAATACTGCAGCTTCTAAATGAAAACACACGTGATTGTTATTACTTGGAAATAAGTatgcaattttttaatgaacATTTCTTTTAAACGCAAAATATATTGCCGGACACGGTGACTGTGTACCTACTGTCGTTGTAGATTCGAAGCACgatctcgataattattttatccGTGCAAAAATCTATGTTTCGATTATGAGTGTATTAtacgcgatttttttttttttgtttctcgtCAATCCACTACATTTTACACATTCGAtctttttgtaatttcaatCATTGAAAGATCGACGATGGACAGCAAGTACAGACAGTATTGTATGTAAGGTCTCATCAATGTTCAATTCGTAAGGGAGAATTCTTTATACGATAAACGACGAACGGAACTTACATAATTGTCATGTTATTTTGATAACAGCTAGtctcatattttatatttatttaacgtCTAAGCGAATAAGTTCGTTTTATATAAGGACACGACCAAATAGATGTAATGGGAACGCATTTTTTTCTTTGACAATTAGTATCGTTCCTGTGTAATGTATGTGCAACAACACTTTTGTACCAATCAAACGGTGATCCCGTCACTATAGAAGTTTTGTACGCGCTTGACGTGTCCTACGTAACTAGCAAATGTCTTCCTTCTCTTTAGTAaccagaaataaataaaacaaaaaataaataaaacaaaaaaaaaaaaaaatttgaaagtagGGCTTTCGTGCAATATGTACAAGACTTCTATAATTTTGTAATTCCTGGGATAGGCTGAGAATGACTGTGCCTCTCTGAGCAGAATAGACAAAGTAATTCTATGCACGGCTTTGTTTAGCGCATTGAAGattttatataaaatgaaaCGATCGAACCTCAGATTACTGGGAGCAGTACAAAGATATGCAAGAACGACATTTTgtctttaatttttataatacgcAATTGAATGCTACTACTCGGGTGCTTTGTCACCTTTGTATCATGATGCAGTAAAGTCACTGATTCTGTAAATATCACGTTAGGCTTAAGTTTCTAGTTGTAGTAGAAAGAGAAGAAAGGGCAGCTGATAAAATTTAACAACGGTCATAGAAATTTCTTGCGATCGTCGAGAGAGCTGTCTGCGGTTAATTCTATTGAGCCTACCACATTAcatttctatttattatttattcgcaTAAAATGACGCATAAAAGGCACGAGCGGTGTATGGCAGAAAGCATTGTACTATTGTAcagaaaaagaaataaactgcTCGGATCTGCACTTTAAGAGATTATTTATTCACTTTAGATGTTAAAAATTTCAtcgcaataataataataataataataatttagagtatactTAAAAAAGTGTTATTTATTTTACGTTCTTTCCTTGACAAAGTATTTATACGTACGTTTAATCTACTTCTTCCGGTCTCACAGGATGAGTCAACGGTATAACCGATTTTTTCATTACATCCCTCGAAAGTGCTTTCCTCATATCTGATAAGAACGTGCATAAAATTAACTTCAAAAtttaaacgatttatttatgAAACACGACGTTAACTACGTACCAAAAGCATTCTCATCTGGATCCCCGTTATAATATTCTAGAACAGTCCTGTACACAATATAACCTAACTGTTCGTACATTCTGATTGCCACTTTATTGCTAACTCTCACAAAAAGATCCACAAAATATGCTTGTTTCCTGCAATAATGCAAAGCATTTTGAAAGAGTTTCAAAATTACGAAACAACgttaaacaatattttcaaaCTTACATTTCTGAAAGCTCTTCCAAGGACTTTACCAAGGTTGCGGCAAGACCTAACCTTCTGTACTCAGGAGACACTGTGAGTGCTGTTATGTGACCATGCCAATTCTCCCCATGACCCTCAGCCTTTCCCATAACTTcgacatttttcaaataaagaaacatcTAAGTCTTGTATCCATTCTCAAAGCACGGAACAAATAACGCGTTAAACGAACAAACGGAGAAGCAGAACTTACTGTAACCCATAACTTCTCCGCTCGGTGATTCCGCTACCATAAAATATTCAGGCCAATGCGCCAAATAATGCGTATAGAAGTTAAGTCCGTACTGCAAAGCAGAATCTTAAGGAAAAAACAATTCGTGAGCGATGGACCGATACCGCTTAAAAACTAACTATTTGCATCAAAAGGCAAACCCCACTTAAAGGATACTGTCTCTGTAAGTGGATCCAAATTCCTATAAAGAATAGTAAAATTGTTAAGATAGATGAATTATCGTTCTGATTCGTACTTATGCGTATTTAGGTTAGAAAAGCTGTCGCTTAGCAACACGTATGTTTCAAAACTTACAAATTGTTGAATTTGAATAAATCATTGCATGTAAATGGCCTGAGAGTTGTCATGttttagaaatttcaaaaaatcgCGTCGACAATGATAATCTCAACCCAACCAGACACGAAAACAGTATCAGCACTTAACCTTAGACTGCATTTACGGATATATCCGACGTCACTGATTCATGTGCACCACGTGACACATATACTAAATAGTTGATAAGCTTGATGCTAGATGGTGTTACCTAAACTTTGAAATATCACGGACGAGGTGTAGAATATATTATATCGCGTATTAGAATATCTACAAGTACGGATTAAAAGAGAAAGTTAAAGGTGGCCCATCAAAAGATTATTCTCGATTTGCTAATGTTTTGTCAATgaattaaatcatttttaaacacAATACATTTCATACCAAGAGGACCTCCAATCATTTCTCAGAAACCTTAATCCGGCCTTGGCTAAAAGAGATACAATATTCTCACgaacaaaatgaaattttatataaaatatataatcttAAAACTTAAATACATGTTACCTTAATATGTCTAATAAATACTAATTACTTTGCGATGATACAGCATCCTAGGAATTTTTCTAGCGCCATAGTAACGCCTGGCGGATAAGGAGGGAAACTTTTGTAACTACATCTAGCGTTTTAGAGGAAAAGGAGTAACCAGGTCTAGTGACTTTCCCCTCTTACGAAACGAATCACTATCCTTAAGTcaacaaaaaaaattaattttttatcgataAATTCTGGCAAACATAGACAAACATAAAATTATTCAAGGAAACCATTTGTTGAATTCTATACAGAATTTCAATTAAGAATAGGGAACTAGGTAAATAGGACAACTGCTATATAGGCATACTGGGGAAAGAGTATTCACAGTATAGGTTTACGCACGTTATCAGTAACGTACGTGTTATTTTTAAACTCTATATACGCTTTATTAATAATAGAAAATGTATGAAGTCATCAAATAAAATACGACTCTGAT
The window above is part of the Colletes latitarsis isolate SP2378_abdomen chromosome 2, iyColLati1, whole genome shotgun sequence genome. Proteins encoded here:
- the LOC143345790 gene encoding uncharacterized protein CG43867 isoform X3, encoding MEEVRGSPARRLSQILDPIARLATDFGSNSAPCSPRLGVRSHEASGMVQGTAEGARRQQQSGPESSRGGQSSGAESPRLWPRQLRQAPAPPPRPRHANNNNATGQHQPIPGSLPPPVHNRDSPYVNVPNLLFQKETKGFAETARSAGYVELRETKPKCSPYDFTSEPSGHVEYADKQRTFAAQTDLDATAGCYDAKDLAALARTRSNFDPGPSPRAGHQHSDRAYSFSGRQPEPPAARMFAEGRLFVEQRTAAASSDAKKEKLESRPAYSASKSFDGYSTAVEELNWQERCLELQLELHRSRSQATRVRDMLREKLSELEQRVLEAEGRADEAEDKVRMMEERLVKGEYCLSTSGVGSPPHSLPSTSGTQNDKIEDVHCACISKLETQVEEQRQLRLQDARQVEAKAARIKEWVTNKLRELEQQNQHLREQNNKCNQQLELLRNHITNIGLKPPVSPRGRIRPTADASFPARSPEQCQRTTKDRDRLIAPTRASLSLEVDPTLRRRSESLEGTPQTVPESVQSAAAEPQAGTKHRRHLSACGSIQRGIAATNMDSSLLSEELAAAVENLVMLPNIPGVSEASRDSGSSEAVHDYAEIYTPSREGMNWTQSAQGPRPPTPPLHRFPSWEAKIYQVADGGLGIGPPTNEESAPSTMTNTTSSSKHSQATGHNLTAHNSQGYCDISVPVYATVKGRASQIRSMPFGDSSDDSSDGEEHPNQTETNTRITNSSSDNTDSSLGSGSSPSKSVKTTSSLSPAKRSSSGSPSKSVKRDTSLESGLSEDYAIPPDALSSTSLESSMPSLLMRVSGESPKRQESLEKTGHLAKLGGKLKTWRKRWFVLKNGVLTYWKSQNDVNRKPQGQIVLDEVCRINRAEGAATFEIATGKKTYYLTADCIATMEDWIRVLQNVQRRNATKLLLSKEDNKPTIQGWLTKVKNGHAKKCWCVLIGKMFLYFKCPNDTNPIGQINMRDARVEEVEHVSDSDSEERDAECPHERTIGIFPTHQGPTYLLMPHKQDKDSWLYHLTVVSGGGPSAGTQYEQLVQRLMETDGDPSCVLWRHPLLLHTKENITSPLTSLTSEALQTEAIKLFKACQLFMSVAVEQAGIDYHVVLAQNALQQCLDQPELQSEFICALVKQTSRHTQHRLGVQLLLCATQSLFTCDTQSPAANGSGENADAQSTASTSHSPPLTQGHSTSTILDCKTNPAQYVLIQGWQLLALAVSLFLPRNNRLLWYLKLHLQRNADTKTECGKYAAYCERALERTLQNGGREVKPSRMEVLSILMKNPYHHSLPHAIPVHFLNGTYQVVSFDGSTTIEEFLNTLNQEIGCRDVHQSGFTLFSDDPIEKDLEHFIDLQAKLCDIISKWETALREKGSGKFENTRVIQLTYKSRCYWRQAAKMETDRERLLLCYQVNQQVVHGKFPVNRELAFELASLMAQIDFGEYNNDKARGSGPGSNPHHLVLQALDKFYPIRYRTNITAEQLRQLQEKLQEKWIALKGRSVLDCVRIYLTCTRKWPFFGATLYQAKLKQSEPMTAWIAVSEDSVTLLELQTMAVMCRYNYANIVTFGGCLDDFMLVACPDEGAAEQKLLFALSKPKILEITLLIADYMNALGHALPGTPQMNTLTRNGSHRSIKSTLRPTTGSSCLPTQPDILKSTPDHQRP
- the LOC143345790 gene encoding uncharacterized protein CG43867 isoform X5, coding for MEEVRGSPARRLSQILDPIARLATDFGSNSAPCSPRLGVRSHEASGMVQGTAEGARRQQQSGPESSRGGQSSGAESPRLWPRQLRQAPAPPPRPRHANNNNATGQHQPIPGSLPPPVHNRDSPYVNVPNLLFQKETKGFAETARSAGYVELRETKPKCSPYDFTSEPSGHVEYADKQRTFAAQTDLDATAGCYDAKDLAALARTRSNFDPGPSPRAGHQHSDRAYSFSGRQPEPPAARMFAEGRLFVEQRTAAASSDAKKEKLESRPAYSASKSFDGYSTAVEELNWQERCLELQLELHRSRSQATRVRDMLREKLSELEQRVLEAEGRADEAEDKVRMMEERLVKGEYCLSTSGVGSPPHSLPSTSGTQNDKIEDVHCACISKLETQVEEQRQLRLQDARQVEAKAARIKEWVTNKLRELEQQNQHLREQNNKCNQQLELLRNHITNIGLKPPAPTRASLSLEVDPTLRRRSESLEGTPQTVPESVQSAAAEPQAGTKHRRHLSACGSIQRGIAATNMDSSLLSEELAAAVENLVMLPNIPGVSEASRDSGSSEAVHDYAEIYTPSREGMNWTQSAQGPRPPTPPLHRFPSWEAKIYQVADGGLGIGPPTNEESAPSTMTNTTSSSKHSQATGHNLTAHNSQGYCDISVPVYATVKGRASQIRSMPFGDSSDDSSDGEEHPNQTETNTRITNSSSDNTDSSLGSGSSPSKSVKTTSSLSPAKRSSSGSPSKSVKRDTSLESGLSEDYAIPPDALSSTSLESSMPSLLMRVSGESPKRQESLEKTGHLAKLGGKLKTWRKRWFVLKNGVLTYWKSQNDVNRKPQGQIVLDEVCRINRAEGAATFEIATGKKTYYLTADCIATMEDWIRVLQNVQRRNATKLLLSKEDNKPTIQGWLTKVKNGHAKKCWCVLIGKMFLYFKCPNDTNPIGQINMRDARVEEVEHVSDSDSEERDAECPHERTIGIFPTHQGPTYLLMPHKQDKDSWLYHLTVVSGGGPSAGTQYEQLVQRLMETDGDPSCVLWRHPLLLHTKENITSPLTSLTSEALQTEAIKLFKACQLFMSVAVEQAGIDYHVVLAQNALQQCLDQPELQSEFICALVKQTSRHTQHRLGVQVKKAARLVSLGTARVQLLLCATQSLFTCDTQSPAANGSGENADAQSTASTSHSPPLTQGHSTSTILDCKTNPAQYVLIQGWQLLALAVSLFLPRNNRLLWYLKLHLQRNADTKTECGKYAAYCERALERTLQNGGREVKPSRMEVLSILMKNPYHHSLPHAIPVHFLNGTYQVVSFDGSTTIEEFLNTLNQEIGCRDVHQSGFTLFSDDPIEKDLEHFIDLQAKLCDIISKWETALREKGSGKFENTRVIQLTYKSRCYWRQAAKMETDRERLLLCYQVNQQVVHGKFPVNRELAFELASLMAQIDFGEYNNDKARGSGPGSNPHHLVLQALDKFYPIRYRTNITAEQLRQLQEKLQEKWIALKGRSVLDCVRIYLTCTRKWPFFGATLYQAKLKQSEPMTAWIAVSEDSVTLLELQTMAVMCRYNYANIVTFGGCLDDFMLVACPDEGAAEQKLLFALSKPKILEITLLIADYMNALGHALPGTPQMNTLTRNGSHRSIKSTLRPTTGSSCLPTQPDILKSTPDHQRP